Below is a window of Thunnus maccoyii chromosome 16, fThuMac1.1, whole genome shotgun sequence DNA.
CTATCTGAACACCTCTGATATTTATCTTAGACCCCTAAATGTAGTATGTAACTCTCTACGTAGATTTATTTTGAGGTGCCCATAGAGAACTCATCATTGCTTTATGTATGAATCACTTAACTGGTTGCAGCCTAAAGCTAGAAGGCAGTTTCACTGGGTTCAGTTCATCTTTAAAGGTGTTTACTTTAATTTTCCTTCTTATTTGAAACTATTTTTGGTTCCATATAGATCTTCATATTTACTCAGACATACACAATatccctttttttctgtcactagAATTTTTAAAGAAGTCGGACGCAGGTCTTTTCAATACAAAGCTCCAGCCGACTGGAATGATGTTCCTCTTTCTCTTAGATCTATTAACTCTTTCTGCTGCTTCAGGACTTCTTTATCCTGTCATCTTAAAACAACCTGTTCAtgcttttaatttgtgtgtatttgcaatTAGAAGATAAATTGTTTCAAGTGCTCTCGGTACTGATGAAACTGATCTGATTTTACGGATCATTTCTTGTGTCCAGTTTCTTGTACAACTGCTGAGGGTTGGGGGTGTGGGTGGGAGATGGTCAGCGAGCTGTCTGTATCTGCGTATTTGAAGtgtatgttttttatgtaacGATATCtttgtatgtatatgttatattttgtattttgtgtttttaggaCCCCACTATTGAAAAGTTTTCACAGTTactattgaaaaaaataattttgtatgATGGTATTTCAGTATGTTGTATGAGAGTATTTCACTTAAAAGGGAAGGCATTTCAGGTGAACAGGAAGGTGACTGAGAAAAGCGAGTGCATGCTGTTGGCGGGCAGGATGCTAGGTGACTGTCCAGTGTGTCCACACTTGGAGTTGCAACGGTCAGTTGCTGCCCAATTGTTGTTGAATTTGACAGGGTTCTGATGTTGTCCGCTGACACCAATATATTGTTAAGTAACACTGCTGCTTCGGCAAGGCTACTTGCAGCTATTGAACAGACATCAGTGTCGCTAACGAATGAACAGCATGCGCTCTCTTTTCTCAATCACCTTCCATTTTAACTGAAATCCACTGATACAATATACTGAAATTCCATCatacaaaattatttttctcaATAGTAATTGTAAATGCTTTTCAATAGTTTATATAAAAGGATTTGACAATACTATATGAGAGCATTTTAACTGTGTATATGAGCACATTTTACTAGTATGTGTGAAAGCTTTTCAATAGTTTTAATGAGAGCATTTcagttgcatgtgtgtgtggttttcagTATAGCATGTGAATGAGTTTGGTttcatatgtgtatgtgagaggaAAAGTACATGTATATGCGTGATAATTCTGAATAATGTCTCTAACGGCCCCTCATAACCAAAAGTGTGTACAGATGTTTGTTGTTATACCAtacatatgtttatatttgtgtaattttgagtaatttaaagtaaaaaataccCAGAAACACAAGATATAatgaattttattcatttttcaaagacAGTaacatatatttactttttgGGCAATTCTTCCAGATCTAATTTGATGCCATTTCACATATCCAATGTAACTCTTTAATGATGCAGTTTCCATCATACCGGGTTTTCCAGGGATTAGAGGGGCTAGGAACTGTAACACCACAATCCTCTCCCAGGTAACCGTTGTTTGGTTCTCCACCCATCCAGTACCTTTGgaaaatcaaaataattaaatagaTATGTATAGTTTTATTTGGGACGATAAGGCATCATTTATCCTCACCAAAATAATGAAAGAGATCAATAATAATCCATAATTAATACAGCATTAAGAGTAAAATACTGCAGCTCTCACCTTTGTTCCACCTCAGTGACATTATTAATCCAGACCCATATCCCCTCTGTCCCTGTGTCAGTGAGACCAATCCAGAATCCGTTCTCCCACATGTCAGTGCCACTTCTCATACTGTCAATGCTGTTACTCACAAATGTCTGTGAGCACACAAAGGAGTTGATATTTTTAAAGAgacaactgtaaaatgtaaatgtttaaatatatatttcaacatttttattgaaatatactttacactctctctcttatcTGTTTTCAACCCACCTGCTCCTCCTGATTATCGATCACAACCAGATCAGCTCCACGACTGATACAGTCCGCTCTGCTATCTTTCCAGTCCTTTTTGACAGTACCGGACTCAGAGTAAGAAAAGAAATAGCAGGATGTGTTGAGAAGAACCCATCCAGGGAGGCATTTGCCACAGGTTCCCTCTAGGAGATACAAAATATTTCTTGTAacttaaactgtttttattagttgacattaaataaaatatgtctttacaAACTATAATACAATTCTGCCTCACCCAAAGCTGATATATTGGTCTGCAGGTTTGTCTTTTCTGTGCGCAGTGCCTCCATCTGTCTCTGATAACCATCATTGATGGTCTTCTGCTGCTCAATTTGCAACTTCAGTTGTGCATGGTTTTTGATCGCTGCCTCTAACGCCTTCTTGGCCTCCTTCTCAGCTTCAATCACATCGCTGTAGTTGCTGCTGAGATAGTTCAGCTCATTGATGAGCTCTGTTGCAGCTGAGTGGGGAACCTGGAGGGAAGCTTCTTTGACTTTGGCACCtgagaaagagaacaagaacTGAGTCAAAACTGAGTAGTGCATccaaagacatattttatattgtaactTACCAAACATAGATGAAAACTTATAGGCCTAttattgcattgttttttttaagaaatatgtGAAAATCTTTTCTTTAGAAGAAAAATACTTTTGAATATGAATTTCATTTATCTGATTTCTCCACggttttccattaaaaaaaataggaatTACTGGCCGAAAAATGAGATATAATTTGTTAGATCATAACATAATAACACTCTTTGGAAACATAATGATATCTCAgtaacaaaatatgaaaatgtgaacaaCTGTTTCCACATAATTATCTCTGCATTGAATGTAGCTGTTCTGAAGTATATTGAAATAATTGTACATTTTGCACAAAGTCTTGCAGATTCCcatttttgttttgagtcaaaaaaaagagacagtatTAGCTTACTGATGAGAAACTCAACAGAAGAGGGAAATGAAACTTTTTCTTCCTGTCAACTGTCATACTCACACTTAATCCCAATAGCAACAGCAGTTATCAGCAAAACAGCGTTCAACAGCCCCAGACACAATATAACCAGTCGATAGTTTGGAAAAGTGCATCCACCTGTGATCATATAACATAAGAATGTAGTATTTCATGAAGGTCAAAGCTTTCGACAAATCACACAAAATATTGTGTTTCTATattctcattttgtttgttgtcaaaatattgaaaaactACGTCTGAAAAATTCTGAAAttgcataaaaaataatgtcttGGTTGCTCAGTATAATCGACAGGAAATCTGAATTCTATTGAATCTCAACTTTAAGTCATACCACAATGTACACAAGGATTTCAAAAGCTACATAAATATGACTTTTAAAGCTACAATCATTAAGCTTGGTTGTACAGCATATATTAAAAATTCTATAGTGCTCTGCATTCACtaacattttcaaaatcaaaagGTCAGAAATGAGTCAGAGAAAATTACGAGGAATAACTCAAGAAACCAGTAATAAATGTGTCAGACACTGCagaacatttgattttaaaagtCTTACCTTGTCCAAAGATTTCATAGCGAGTAAGAAAATGTCTGAAGTTTGTCTTTCTCCATGGATTCTCCATCACTGCAGTGCTGCAGATTCTGTCCACTGGTCTCGTTGCCTCCTCTTTTATATCTCAAACGGAAGAGTGAGTTGAATGGGAGTGCTTCTTTGAGTATTAGTGGGCATGTCTTTACACTTAGTCTATTCATTTGCTTTACTGTAGGAAACTTTTAAATTATTggatttattacatttatttaagtcCAAGGGaaatacttaaaataaacttaagAATATGGAATGAATCTACATGAATACTGAATGAAACTTGAGAAGACAGATTTGCAACAAGGTTATTTGACAAAATCTTTTCATTAGTTCTGTTGAATGCAGGAGATACTTTGTCACAAGAATCAAGTGATGCATTGAGTGAACAATAGTTTTCAGTCCTGTCACAACAAATCAGTTGGATTGATGTCTATACGATTTACATTAACATAACTGTGGCTCTGTGTTTGGGGTTGTTAAATCTACGTTTCAGTCATTTATACTTAAGACTGCATTTtgcaaaatgtatgtatgttgcACACGCTTCAAATCCTCCATCATCATCCTTGTCCCCAAAAAAACAAGGATCACAGAACTTACAGACTACAGACCTGTTACCCTGACCTCATCTTGTGTTGTCCCACCTAAAATCCATCACAGACCCACTTCTGGACCACTGAGCTGAGAAGGTGATTGGCTACAACCTGCCATCCCTGCAGGGGCTGCATGCCTCCAGGACACTTAGGTGagcaggaaagatcatggtcgACCCCTCCTTCCCCAGACATAAACTTTTTGAAACGTTCCCCTCCAGCAAGAGACCGAGGTCTGTCAAGACCAGAACCTCATGGCATAAGAATAGTtgtgttcttgtgctgccaCCAACCCCCACTGACACGGACTCTACCCCCCCATGGACGTACACATTATATTAACGAAAAATCCAATTATCATGTATTTGCACATCTGGGATCTTTGATATAACATGGCATGTTACGTTAACgcaaattgtattattataatcattattatttatcagtttatttttttattgtaaattcttttttttaatattatttaggACTACTTaaatttgtgtatatttttgattgttatgcactACAACATCAAGGCAAATTTCTTGTGTGTacaaacctacttggcaataaacccaATTCTGATTTAATAAACTTTACACTTACAACAAATGGAACAATACAAAAAGTCTGGTGGGTTCAAGCAAGGTACCCATGTGGGGAAAAACTCTAATAAAATAGGGGGTTGATGATGTGATGTACTTTACAATCAGTGGTTCTCCTCAGTGGTCCCCGGACCCATTgagggggtccccagcaaatAGGGGAATAATtcattttcactataattccatccataaatAACACAACGTCAGAATGTGTCACTATTTTGGTTACTGGTTTCATCACGTTGAACTACATTTTATGGTGTGCCACTCAAGCAGTTTTTACAGAAGCAGATATTTCATAAAGCTGTGGAGAGCAcgcttttgaaataaaaaatcaattcattcaTAGGTTGAGCAATaatatgtacatgtgtgttgctCAGTAATAGTGCCATATCTGTTCTCATGGCCTGTTCCTCTTTCCCTTAATTAACTTATTCCCCAAAATTCCCCTTGTAGCTGTGTTATTAGTTTTTGTCTAGCAACTGTCACTTTActtagggcctgagccccaaaggggcgaagaccctcttgtatctgttctctttctttctttctttctttctttctttctttcaaagtcatgggatttatgaggatatttcacaagaagagtgacattctcctctccaactgagagggagagagagagaatgggagggaggggggggggatgggtgaagtaagacctgtcagcccaggtctgaaatATCTatatgcctgtgacagaagcccttggactgcgccacactccagttactcagtgtttctacacatctgacagcagtgttaaatccttacttttttttcaaggagtacatgtgctcctaaatgaaaaaaattaggagcacacatataactttaggagcacactgaaaaatgttcaagtaacagtttctgaaagaaaacaattcattacatacatatttacaatttatcacatacatatttaaactctttgtgtgtgtgtgtgtgtgtgtgtgtgtgtgtaaatcaaaatttatgttgtttttaggggtgcttgattatggcaaaaatcataatcacgattatttttgttcaatattgagatcacgattatttaacatgattactttttgactgtcatttttgccaGTTGCCGATATtcatatatgcatatattttttcccacttggctgaggagactattacacatgcaatcatatattgtactaatgaacaagaaagactatagcctatatgagggaagaactcaggaagactggagttccggagctcagtattaaaactttaatgaacctgccaagagggtggagcagcagttttggtttgtagtttattagacagacaggaataatgtgtaggatttaatcattggGTCACAGTTTGAAGtggagggtggcagtaatgcacctaatatgctggttgccaactgctgttataaaccaaaaagaggagagtaaaatatttttccaaacagagtggtacatcctgtcagccgagggatttcctatgtgtgcagctgaacacagcagctcctatACGGACTGTTTCTCCATGATGGTCCCAGTGTTtcttccgcaggtttcacttcactcagctggccgacagacccgctggttcttcccactttaacctggaTAACAAACCAGGGCTTGGTGGTCTGGTTGGAtccaaacagagagccggggctagctgagaggctagcggaggctaactggttgtgcttctttccggtcatgctgcagcttaCGCTGTGCTAGCCTTAGGAGTGTCACCACTTTCTGTATCCGTTGTTTCAACTTTAAAtccctctagcgtttcatatAGCGTTATGGTTGTAAGTTGTAGTCTCACAGTGTGCGAGTAAATTATTTCtccacttcacacacatctaTTTTTAGGGGCAAATGCGAGTGAAATACTCACACTGTAGAGCCCaatgacagtacacatttcaatcaaactttgaccagatcatgtgggttaaaagtgtttacttttctaaaaatagacgaTGAAAtataggaaattaatttgttttacacacaaacttatCAAGACTTTTCAATTTACTTATTGAAATTCAAGTGGCCAGGCTCAAAACTTGCAcagttttgatgacacaggtgtgagaaACTCAGCCTTATAcgacaaacatcatctgattcacatgaaattttcaaggtgtgctctacagttgatatacagTGACACAATGTTCACTTAATGGGTGTTTTCTAGCACCATATAGTGGACTCAagaaatgatatttaactccttcatgcAATGTTAGATAACAGTGAAAAACTAAAGTTACACGTCTTTGTCCAGCAAGTACTCGtaacaatgtacatttaaacGTACGCCACATAGAATGGTATTTATGAGAATATTTtacaagaagagtgacattctcctctcgaactgagagggagagagagagaatagataaatatattaaatatatttaatatttaattgaaGTATTGTACACTTGTTGCCATCTTTTTGGTAAAGAGTGATGTCAACTTGCAGGTAAGTTTGATGAGGAAAGTATGAAAATATAGTGAATATAGATGATTCCTAACTCacttgtgtttgtatgtgtgtatcctATGAGGCTGCTGCCCTGTTATAGTATTTTAGTTACTCATTATTTGAAGTTGTCATCTTTGTATATAGTAGGTATTTTCTGCTTcaatgaaacaagaaaaatttGTATCATGTCCTGCTGGGTAACTACATGCAGATGTCTGTTGATACAACATTTGCAAGAAATGTGAACCTTTAGAAAATTGTTATATACAGTGTATGGATGACTATCAATAACATGTTGAGCTTGACTTTATTAGCAAGATTCTACATTCCAGGATTTTCTGATGACTGCTGAAATACTGTTAGaataattaaaagttaaaaaaagtcCAGAAACGTAAATCAcgttttaaagatattttattcaAGACAGTTCCAaacatatatttgtgttttctgcttgaGTAATACTTCTGGAGTGTATCCAAAGTCTAACTTGGTGGCATTTCACATATCCAATGTAACAGATATGCATGGCAGCCTCCATCAAACCGTGTCTTCCAGGGATTAGAGGACCTATAAACTGCCACCCCACAATGCTCTCCGCGTGGTCCCTGGTTGTTAGGTTCTCCATCTATCCAGTACCTTGTAAAAATATAGTTATTCCATTTTCTTACTCATAATGACATGGCATCACTTATCTTCATCATATTCATGAAGCAAagtgaaaataatgaattataATTGAAAATGAATACCAGATTAACAGTAAAATACTGCAGTTCTCACCTTTGTTCCACCTCGGTGACATTATTGATCCAGATCCATTCCCCTTCTGTCTCTATGTCAGTGACACCAATCCAGAATCCATTTTCCCACCATCTAGAACTGGTTACTTTATTTTGGATGCTGTTACTCACAAATGCCTGTGTAAGCACATAAAGAAGTTCTTTTCAAAGAGCCCAATTATAAAAttcaaatgtgcaaatgtttctAGCATCCTCATCTTTAGCCACACTAGGGacatggctctatggatggcaatgtcaaTGTGTCCACCACTTATCTCTGCAACtattattgttgtattgtatttattgggaccatgtacagtgttaaacatacatgttaacatttgatgtactgcatcAGAGTTAGTttaagctaattttcatctgcagtcccttacaatgaaaacatacaacaggacaataacaaacagtacaaagcaaaaaacacacaggacacattatacaaaatacaaatctacacacaacagcacatcacatgcacccacaatgtcaactagaaattaataacgtaagcttgtcaaattaaaatcaaGATTATTTGCGTTCATGAGAAGACTATGAGATGAAATGcagagtcagtggttacagagctgagtagtttttagcagatttttaaatttggttttgaacgtactgatggaactgcagctcttcatatcatcaggtaggatgttccactgagttgtggctttcacaaagaaagctgactgcccaaatgcagtgcgatgAAATGGTACAATCTcatatagaggatattctggaggatctaatagaacttactgagtgagtgtacacaaagtcacatagtggaggaggggccaaaccatttaaaattttataaactaggcacaaatttgagaataatctaaaattctcaaaactcagtaaattgtatttctccagtaccctacagtgatgcaaatgcattggctttttgtccagtctttaaagtttgtttgtataaggactcaagaggttttatggctgtttctccagcctgctcccaacatgtgatgcaattaGACAAataatcatagcatgcataaatatcttggttGCATctaaagagagacagtttctaatatgtctaaaatttgccaagttgtactttatggtttgaaccattttttaaacatgtttcttaaagttcaaatttggatccagtgtcacaccaagatatttaaaatcagtgactatgtcaatcctttcacctttgatgagaatatcagtgttaggaggttgtaccatggttttggagaaaaacataccctttgtcttgtttacatttagactcagacatgattgatcaagccattgtatgatcctttccaatgcaattgttagcttagcagctaactcagttgtttttgcatgtatgtacacaacggtgtcatctgcatacatttgcagttctaCATCATAACACTATTTaagtctgcaagactgcagatagacCCTTCTCAATATTTTTACCCTAAAACTAGCCAGATTGTTGCTTTAAGCAGAGGATATGACAGCCTACTTGATAAGTATTACTGGCTGCTTCTTAGTGCACTGGACTGTCTACTGTTAGCCATTAAGGGTGCATCCCAACACCCAAACCTAAAGCCTTGAGCTCTTAAGTTCACATTCACGCACTGCCAGGGTGGGACAAGTGTGTCCCATGTCTGAAATATACCAACACACACTACACTTAACCCACACCTGATGCACACTTCTCTTAATACCGCTTCAAAATGGTATTCAGAGCCAGGTGTAGCCTATAATTCATCATGGTATATTGTGCAGTATGGGCTTAAATTAGGGTCATATGTATTGTAGCTGTGTATCACcatatctgaatgtgtgaaaacatctgtatgaatgtatgaatacatttaaatgtgtgaatgtgtaaaaatgttttgctcaaatgaattcaaatgtttaaatgtgtaaaaaatatctgaacaaatagATTCAATATTTGAATCCGTAAGGAGATCTGTAGCTGTGCATGACAttttgtccatctgtccatctctcTCATTCCCTGTTCTGACCCAGCTAGTTGCTGTCCCACTATGTGCGTCTGATAGAACTCTACCAAAGATTTTATAGGCCTACCTGCTTTTCCCATTAAATTCACCTTTTCATGTTAAATTTCCTCTGTGGTCAGTGTGCAGTGATAAATAAGATGCAGAAGGTATTTGTATGAATTTCTATTCCCTCCCTTCATATTTTGCACCTTTAAACAGGAGTGccttaaaataaatgttgcatgaaacaaaacatgccATTTTCAGTGATGccacttttctttcatttcattggtGCAAAACCCTGGTCCTTCAGTAAATAAGGACAGATGCAATTTGCCTTTTTAGCATCTTAAAAAGGGCTGCAAATCCTTAGTAAATATTAGGCTACCCTTAGCTTTGTTGAAATATTCATTACactttttctgttatttgttttcaaCCCACCTGCTCTTCCTGGTTGTCGATCACAACCAGATCAGCTCCACGACT
It encodes the following:
- the LOC121913917 gene encoding CD209 antigen-like protein 2: MENPWRKTNFRHFLTRYEIFGQGGCTFPNYRLVILCLGLLNAVLLITAVAIGIKCAKVKEASLQVPHSAATELINELNYLSSNYSDVIEAEKEAKKALEAAIKNHAQLKLQIEQQKTINDGYQRQMEALRTEKTNLQTNISALEGTCGKCLPGWVLLNTSCYFFSYSESGTVKKDWKDSRADCISRGADLVVIDNQEEQTFVSNSIDSMRSGTDMWENGFWIGLTDTGTEGIWVWINNVTEVEQRYWMGGEPNNGYLGEDCGVTVPSPSNPWKTRYDGNCIIKELHWICEMASN